A window from Musa acuminata AAA Group cultivar baxijiao chromosome BXJ3-10, Cavendish_Baxijiao_AAA, whole genome shotgun sequence encodes these proteins:
- the LOC104000360 gene encoding salt stress-induced protein-like: MAGVLEQGPWGGNGGKTWDMGQADHISNVKIHYIDAVFAFDFTFTVDGEKKTIHVGGDAPQYNEITLEEDEYFTFISGYFKTMWATDVFITQLTLETNKGNTVSSDSNKIGSYFSLNLEDEGKILGFFGREGSPIDAIEAIGVYCTIPNPN, translated from the exons ATG GCGGGCGTGCTCGAGCAAGGCCCATGGGGTGGCAACGGCGGCAAGACCTGGGATATGGGACAGGCGGATCACATTAGCaacgtcaaaattcattacatcgatGCCGTATTCGCGTTTGACTTCACCTTCACCGTCGACGGCGAGAAGAAGACTATCCACGTCGGAGGCGATGCACCCCAGTACAATGAG ATTACTCTAGAGGAGGACGAATACTTCACTTTCATCTCTGGATATTTCAAGACGATGTGGGCGACAGACGTTTTCATAACACAACTTACCCTTGAGACCAACAAGGGCAATACAGTGAGTTCCGACAGCAACAAAATTGGTAGTTATTTCTCCCTAAATCTAGAGGATGAGGGTAAGATTTTAGGTTTCTTCGGACGTGAAGGTTCTCCCATCGATGCCATCGAGGCAATCGGAGTTTACTGCACTATCCCTAACCCTAACTAA